In the genome of Thermoleophilaceae bacterium, one region contains:
- the rpsA gene encoding 30S ribosomal protein S1 → MSDTEAVTQAKPVEGSNGLLLEVDGQIVPNYDATLVPFEEGDVVTGKVVRIDKDEVLVDIGYKSEGVIPSHELSIRKSVDASEEVELGEEVDALVLTKEDQDGRLILSKKRARFEKAWRRIEAAAESGEAVEGTVIEVVKGGLIIDLGVRGFLPASLVDIRRVQNLDDFLGQKIECRVIELNRSRNNVVLSRRAVLEEERKEQRQQILDRLQPGQVVEGAISNIVDFGAFVDLDGIDGLIHISELSWSHVNHPSEILNIGDVVPVKVLDIDRDRQRISLGLKQTQEDPWQRVMDTYHVGDVLEGKVTKVVSFGAFVEILDGVEGLVHISELAQHHVENPREVVNQGDTVKVKILEIDSERRRLSLSVKRVEDQTMPGGSSSGSPGAEISGADLSNVPELGLSEDVFSGAEAESDPDAEPPATPDVAPAEEEQDPSAPAETEGDPDAEPSAEEASPPAE, encoded by the coding sequence GTGTCAGATACCGAAGCAGTAACTCAAGCCAAGCCAGTCGAGGGGTCAAACGGGCTGCTCCTCGAAGTAGACGGTCAGATAGTCCCCAACTACGACGCCACCCTCGTCCCCTTTGAGGAGGGCGATGTGGTCACCGGAAAGGTGGTCCGCATCGACAAGGACGAGGTGCTCGTGGACATTGGGTACAAGTCCGAAGGCGTAATCCCCTCGCACGAGCTGTCGATCCGCAAGTCGGTCGACGCGTCCGAGGAGGTCGAGCTCGGCGAGGAGGTCGACGCTCTCGTCCTCACCAAGGAGGACCAGGACGGCCGCCTGATCCTGTCGAAGAAGCGCGCCCGCTTCGAGAAGGCATGGCGCCGCATCGAGGCCGCCGCCGAGTCGGGCGAGGCCGTGGAGGGCACCGTCATCGAGGTCGTGAAGGGCGGCCTCATCATCGATCTTGGAGTGCGCGGCTTCCTGCCCGCGTCGCTCGTGGACATCCGCCGTGTCCAGAACCTCGACGACTTCCTCGGTCAGAAGATCGAGTGCCGGGTCATCGAGCTCAACCGCTCGCGCAACAACGTCGTGCTGAGCCGCCGCGCCGTGCTCGAGGAGGAGCGCAAGGAGCAGCGCCAGCAGATCCTCGACCGGCTCCAGCCGGGCCAGGTCGTGGAGGGCGCGATCTCGAACATCGTCGACTTCGGCGCCTTCGTCGACCTCGACGGCATCGACGGCCTCATTCACATCTCCGAGCTGTCATGGAGCCACGTGAACCATCCGTCGGAGATCCTCAACATCGGCGACGTGGTGCCGGTGAAGGTGCTTGACATCGACCGCGATCGCCAGCGCATCTCCCTCGGTCTCAAGCAGACCCAGGAGGACCCGTGGCAGCGCGTGATGGACACCTACCACGTGGGCGACGTGCTCGAGGGCAAGGTCACGAAGGTCGTGAGCTTCGGCGCCTTCGTCGAGATCCTCGACGGCGTGGAGGGGCTCGTGCACATCTCGGAGCTCGCCCAGCACCACGTGGAGAACCCGCGCGAGGTGGTGAACCAGGGCGACACGGTGAAGGTGAAGATCCTCGAGATCGACTCCGAGCGCCGCCGCCTTTCGCTCAGCGTGAAGCGCGTGGAGGATCAGACGATGCCGGGTGGCTCCTCGTCAGGGTCGCCGGGCGCGGAGATCAGTGGGGCGGACCTTTCGAACGTGCCGGAGCTCGGCCTCTCCGAGGACGTCTTCTCCGGCGCGGAAGCCGAGTCCGATCCTGACGCGGAGCCGCCGGCCACGCCGGACGTTGCCCCCGCGGAGGAAGAGCAGGATCCCTCGGCACCTGCCGAGACGGAGGGCGATCCGGACGCAGAGCCCTCCGCCGAAGAGGCTTCCCCGCCCGCAGAGTAG
- the coaE gene encoding dephospho-CoA kinase (Dephospho-CoA kinase (CoaE) performs the final step in coenzyme A biosynthesis.), translating to MPAGAPPFVGLTGGMGAGKSTALGMLEELGAATLSTDAVVHELLESDEMRDQLVARFGEQVAPDGRIDRNAVGTLVFEQPDERKWLEGVLWPRVGERVERWRREQAAREPRPRALVVEVPLLFEAGMEAVFDHTIAVVTDEEAIAERTADRGHAGVASRTSRQLSQKEKAERAEYVVRNDGDLDELRVTLSGLLANIGT from the coding sequence GTGCCCGCTGGGGCTCCGCCGTTCGTCGGGCTAACCGGCGGCATGGGCGCCGGCAAGTCCACCGCGCTCGGCATGCTCGAGGAGCTGGGCGCGGCCACGCTGTCCACCGACGCTGTGGTTCACGAGCTGCTCGAGAGCGACGAGATGCGCGATCAGCTCGTGGCGCGCTTCGGCGAGCAGGTGGCGCCAGACGGGAGGATCGACCGGAACGCGGTCGGCACGCTCGTGTTCGAACAGCCTGATGAGCGCAAGTGGCTCGAGGGCGTGCTCTGGCCGCGCGTGGGGGAGCGGGTGGAGCGCTGGCGCCGGGAACAGGCGGCACGCGAGCCGAGGCCGCGGGCGCTCGTGGTGGAGGTGCCGCTCCTGTTCGAGGCGGGGATGGAGGCGGTGTTCGACCACACGATCGCCGTGGTCACGGATGAGGAGGCGATCGCCGAGCGAACCGCCGACCGGGGGCATGCCGGCGTGGCGTCGCGCACGTCTCGCCAGCTCTCGCAGAAGGAAAAGGCGGAACGAGCGGAATACGTTGTACGGAACGACGGCGATCTCGACGAGCTCCGCGTGACCTTGTCGGGGCTCCTTGCGAACATAGGCACTTGA
- the polA gene encoding DNA polymerase I, producing the protein MADNGRELFLIDGNSLAYRAFFALPETIATSRGVPTNAIFGFASMLVKVLTEYGVNPTLVCWDAGMSGRETAYEEYKAERRERPDLLREQWPHLHPLVEAFGYQNVRVEGYEADDVMATLAMQAKEKGIPVMMVTGDRDMFQLIEPGIRVMATSRGITDTKIYDTQAVIDRYGIAPDLIPDFYGLKGDTSDNIPGVPGIGDKTAAQLLQQFGTLEEVLANIDKVSGAKRKENLTNHADDARVSKQLATAIRDVPVDIDIEQCVAGEPDRSKLREFFREFELRDPLRRLEEALGGEEAAAPRQRAIEELKATALEIPAADLANFDGDHATLAAERPVNDDGAPHGPLRFAAYSGGENVMVGEAETLAALTLAWGERPLVAHDWKSLASGEGPCDTPPLEHDTMVAAYLIDPARRKYPLPELLEDEGISAAITGANGLAERAVCTRALAERQLARIAELDLTRLLNEVEMPLVEVLLDMERAGVKLDSERLAAINAGFGHRIEALEREIWDMAGEEFTIGSPQQLAQVLFDKLGLSKKRRGKTGFSTDARVLAAIRDEHPIIAKVEQWRELTKLKSTYLDALPELISHEDGRLHTTFNQTATTTGRLSSTNPNLQNIPIRSEEGREIRACFVAEPGAKLISADYSQIELRVLAHIADEPVLQDIFRRGEDVHAATAGEMFGLAPEQVDHGTRSKAKMINFGIVYGLSAYGLADRLNIPQEEAAEFIERYLNRFPKVQEFITRTITSATDEGFVTTAFGRIRRIPELRARQRQTRLLGERLAVNTVIQGTAADIIKVAMVRCWKRLREEGLSTRLVLQIHDELLFEAPEAEVERASKIVRDEMVRAFELDPPLGVDVGVGHNWLEAK; encoded by the coding sequence GTGGCAGATAACGGTCGTGAACTCTTCCTGATCGACGGCAACAGCCTGGCCTACAGGGCGTTCTTCGCTCTGCCGGAGACGATCGCCACCTCGCGCGGGGTGCCCACCAACGCGATCTTCGGCTTCGCCTCGATGCTCGTGAAGGTGCTCACCGAATACGGCGTCAACCCCACGCTCGTGTGCTGGGACGCCGGCATGTCCGGCCGCGAGACCGCCTACGAGGAGTACAAGGCGGAGCGTCGCGAGCGGCCCGACCTCCTGCGCGAGCAGTGGCCCCACCTCCATCCGCTCGTGGAGGCGTTCGGCTACCAGAACGTGAGGGTGGAGGGATACGAGGCGGACGACGTGATGGCCACGCTCGCGATGCAGGCGAAGGAGAAGGGCATCCCGGTGATGATGGTCACGGGCGATCGCGACATGTTCCAGCTCATCGAGCCGGGAATTCGCGTGATGGCCACGAGCCGCGGGATCACGGACACGAAGATCTACGACACGCAGGCCGTGATCGACCGCTACGGCATCGCGCCCGACCTGATCCCGGACTTCTATGGCCTGAAGGGGGACACGAGCGACAACATCCCCGGCGTCCCCGGCATCGGCGACAAGACCGCCGCCCAGCTCCTCCAGCAGTTCGGCACGCTCGAGGAGGTGCTCGCGAACATCGACAAGGTCTCGGGCGCCAAGCGCAAGGAGAACCTCACGAACCACGCTGATGACGCGCGTGTGTCGAAGCAGCTCGCCACCGCCATTCGCGACGTGCCGGTGGACATCGACATCGAGCAGTGCGTGGCGGGCGAGCCGGACCGCTCGAAGCTGCGCGAGTTCTTCCGCGAGTTCGAGCTGCGCGATCCGCTGCGGCGGCTCGAGGAGGCGCTTGGCGGCGAGGAGGCGGCGGCGCCGCGACAGCGCGCCATCGAGGAGCTGAAGGCGACGGCGCTTGAGATCCCGGCGGCCGACCTCGCGAACTTCGACGGCGACCACGCCACGCTCGCGGCGGAGCGGCCGGTGAACGACGACGGCGCGCCGCACGGGCCACTGCGCTTCGCCGCGTACTCGGGAGGCGAGAACGTGATGGTGGGCGAGGCGGAGACGCTTGCGGCGCTCACGCTCGCGTGGGGCGAGCGCCCGCTCGTGGCGCACGACTGGAAGTCGCTCGCGTCGGGCGAAGGACCGTGCGACACGCCGCCGCTCGAGCACGACACGATGGTCGCGGCGTACTTGATCGATCCGGCACGGCGCAAATACCCGCTGCCCGAGCTGCTCGAGGACGAGGGCATCAGTGCGGCGATCACCGGCGCCAATGGGCTCGCCGAGCGGGCGGTGTGCACCCGCGCGCTGGCCGAGCGACAGCTCGCGCGTATCGCCGAGCTGGACCTCACGCGGCTCCTCAACGAGGTGGAGATGCCGCTCGTGGAGGTGCTGCTCGACATGGAGCGCGCCGGGGTGAAGCTCGACAGCGAGCGGCTCGCCGCGATCAACGCCGGCTTTGGCCACCGCATCGAGGCGCTCGAGCGCGAGATCTGGGACATGGCGGGGGAGGAGTTCACGATCGGCTCCCCGCAACAGCTCGCGCAGGTGCTCTTCGACAAGCTCGGGCTCTCAAAGAAGCGCCGCGGCAAGACTGGTTTCTCCACCGACGCCCGCGTGCTCGCCGCCATCCGCGACGAGCATCCGATCATCGCCAAGGTCGAGCAGTGGCGCGAGCTCACCAAGCTGAAGAGCACGTACCTCGACGCACTTCCGGAGCTGATCAGCCACGAGGACGGGCGGCTGCACACCACCTTCAACCAGACCGCCACCACCACCGGCCGGCTCTCGAGCACGAACCCCAACCTCCAGAACATCCCGATCCGCAGCGAGGAGGGACGCGAGATTCGCGCCTGCTTCGTCGCCGAGCCGGGGGCGAAGCTCATCTCCGCCGACTACTCGCAGATCGAGCTGCGCGTGCTCGCGCACATCGCGGACGAGCCCGTGCTCCAGGACATCTTCAGGCGGGGCGAGGACGTGCACGCGGCCACCGCGGGCGAGATGTTCGGCCTGGCCCCGGAGCAGGTGGACCACGGCACGCGCTCGAAGGCCAAGATGATCAACTTCGGCATCGTCTACGGCCTCTCCGCCTACGGGCTTGCGGACCGGCTGAACATCCCGCAGGAGGAGGCGGCGGAATTCATCGAGCGTTACCTCAACCGCTTCCCGAAGGTGCAGGAGTTCATCACGCGCACGATCACGAGCGCCACCGACGAGGGCTTCGTCACCACCGCGTTCGGCCGCATCCGGCGGATCCCGGAGCTGCGCGCGCGTCAGCGTCAGACTCGCCTGCTCGGCGAGCGGCTGGCGGTGAACACGGTGATCCAGGGCACCGCCGCGGACATCATCAAGGTGGCGATGGTGCGCTGCTGGAAGCGGCTGCGCGAGGAGGGGCTGTCCACGCGGCTCGTCCTCCAGATCCACGACGAGCTCCTGTTCGAGGCGCCCGAGGCCGAGGTCGAGCGGGCGTCGAAGATCGTGCGCGACGAGATGGTGCGCGCCTTCGAGCTCGACCCGCCGCTGGGCGTCGACGTCGGCGTCGGCCACAACTGGCTCGAAGCGAAATAA
- a CDS encoding zinc-dependent alcohol dehydrogenase: MKAVTWHGKRDVRVDEVPDPTIQEPTDVIIRVTSSGICGSDLHLYEVLGPFLEEGDILGHEPMGIVQEAGGEVTELSPGDRVVVPFNVSCGTCFMCGQGLHSQCETTQVREHGMGASLFGYTKLYGQVPGGQAEFLRVPFANTLPVKVPEGPRDDRFVYLSDVLPTAWQGVEYAGVPDGGTLVVLGLGPIGDMACRIALHRGYRVIGVDLVPERLERARGRGVEVLDLSEHEKDLAEVIRGMTDGRGPDSVMEAVGMEAHGSPGAKLAQQITGFLPDAVAEQLMQRAGIDRMHALYLAIEIVRRGGTISISGVYGGMADPLPLLTIFDKQIQLRMGQANVRRWTDQILPLLTDGDPLGTDDFATHRVPLSQAPEAYEMFQKKEDGAVKVLLQP; encoded by the coding sequence ATGAAGGCCGTTACATGGCATGGAAAGCGCGATGTACGGGTGGACGAGGTGCCCGACCCGACGATTCAGGAGCCGACCGACGTGATCATCCGCGTGACGTCGAGCGGTATCTGTGGCTCGGACCTGCATCTGTACGAGGTGCTGGGACCGTTCCTCGAGGAGGGCGACATCCTCGGTCACGAGCCGATGGGGATCGTGCAGGAAGCGGGCGGCGAGGTGACCGAGCTGTCGCCGGGCGATCGCGTGGTGGTTCCCTTCAACGTGTCGTGCGGGACGTGCTTCATGTGCGGGCAGGGGCTCCACTCGCAATGCGAGACCACGCAGGTGCGCGAACATGGGATGGGAGCGTCGCTCTTCGGCTACACGAAGCTGTACGGCCAGGTGCCCGGCGGGCAGGCCGAGTTCCTGCGCGTGCCGTTCGCCAACACGCTGCCGGTGAAGGTGCCGGAGGGACCGCGGGACGACCGCTTTGTCTATCTGTCGGACGTCCTCCCCACCGCCTGGCAGGGCGTTGAGTACGCGGGCGTGCCGGACGGCGGCACCCTGGTGGTGCTCGGCCTGGGACCGATCGGAGACATGGCCTGCCGTATCGCGCTCCACCGCGGCTACCGGGTGATCGGGGTCGACCTCGTGCCGGAGCGACTCGAGCGCGCTCGCGGGCGCGGCGTGGAGGTGCTCGACCTGAGCGAGCACGAGAAGGACCTGGCCGAGGTGATCCGCGGGATGACCGACGGTCGCGGTCCCGACTCCGTGATGGAAGCCGTGGGGATGGAGGCGCACGGCTCGCCGGGTGCCAAGCTCGCCCAGCAGATCACCGGCTTCCTGCCCGACGCGGTGGCCGAACAGCTGATGCAGCGCGCCGGTATCGACCGCATGCATGCGCTGTATCTGGCCATCGAAATCGTCCGCCGCGGCGGCACGATCTCGATCAGCGGTGTGTACGGCGGCATGGCGGATCCGCTGCCGTTGCTGACGATCTTCGACAAGCAGATCCAGCTGCGCATGGGCCAGGCGAACGTGCGCAGGTGGACCGACCAGATCCTTCCGCTGCTCACCGATGGTGACCCACTCGGCACCGACGATTTCGCCACCCACCGCGTACCGCTCAGCCAGGCGCCGGAGGCCTACGAGATGTTCCAGAAGAAGGAAGACGGCGCTGTGAAGGTCCTTCTTCAGCCCTAA
- a CDS encoding tetratricopeptide repeat protein, with translation MGEARVLRLEDVDPIAVAGVNWLPLRRALGATGFGVAAFAADAGELVVEPHDETSSGAGGHEELYFVISGRARFVLGDEEVDAGPGTLVLVPVGVHREARAEEPNTTVLAVGGVPGAALPPSPFEYWFLAQPAYDGGDYERAIEIASEGLADYPEHPALRYQLACYCSLAGRGDEAIEHLRVALAGADPRVREWAKDDSDLDPIRGRADYPS, from the coding sequence ATGGGTGAAGCGAGGGTTCTGAGGCTCGAGGACGTCGATCCGATAGCTGTGGCCGGCGTCAATTGGCTGCCGCTGCGCCGCGCGCTCGGCGCCACCGGCTTCGGCGTGGCCGCGTTCGCCGCGGACGCCGGGGAGCTCGTGGTCGAACCGCACGACGAGACATCGAGTGGGGCCGGCGGCCACGAGGAGCTCTACTTCGTGATCTCGGGACGCGCGCGATTCGTTCTCGGCGATGAGGAGGTTGACGCTGGACCCGGAACGCTCGTCCTCGTACCGGTGGGCGTGCACCGCGAGGCGAGGGCAGAGGAACCGAACACGACGGTGCTCGCCGTCGGCGGCGTGCCCGGCGCGGCGCTCCCGCCATCGCCGTTCGAATACTGGTTCCTCGCGCAGCCGGCGTACGACGGCGGCGACTACGAGCGCGCGATCGAGATCGCCTCTGAAGGCCTGGCCGACTACCCGGAGCACCCTGCTCTGCGCTACCAGCTCGCGTGCTACTGCTCGCTCGCCGGGCGCGGGGACGAGGCGATTGAGCATTTACGAGTGGCCTTAGCGGGGGCCGACCCCCGCGTGCGCGAGTGGGCGAAGGACGACTCGGACCTCGACCCGATCCGCGGCCGGGCGGACTATCCCAGCTAG
- the uvrB gene encoding excinuclease ABC subunit UvrB encodes MPQFEINPAYTAVADQPKARDGLAEGLDAGERFQTLLGVTGSGKTATMAFTIEKVQRPALVIAHNKTLAAQLCNEFREFFPKNSVEYFVSYYDYYQPEAYVPQQDLYIEKDSSINEEIDRLRHSATAALFGRRDVIVVASVSCIYGLGSPEKYDAQVVMLKKGDMQDREAILRKLVDNHYTRNDSALGRGSFRVRGETLEVFPAYAETAYRAVFFGDEIEQLQHFDPLTGEVIADIEHVGVWPATHYATDRPTIERAVGEIRDELEARCKELEEQGKLLESHRLRQRTQFDMEMLRELGFCNGIENYSRILDGRPPGSRPYCLLDFFPDDFVCFIDESHQTVPQIGGMYEGDRSRKQTLVDYGFRLPSAMDNRPQTFDEFLTRTRQIVFVSATPGEFERGHSSRIVEQIVRPTGIVDPEVEVRETRNQIDDLMNEVRARTEDGERTLVTTLTKKMAEDLTDYLMEYGFRVRYLHSEIDTLERIQIIRELRLGEFDVLVGVNLLREGLDLPEVSLVAIIDADKEGFLRGETSLIQTIGRAARNIRGKVIMYADKESQAMRNAISETDRRRAIQVAYNEEHGITPETIVKGISDISDFLAIESKVPSSRRSRRRKDEQQMSPEEISKTIVELEEEMLLAADELRFEYAAKLRDEIKELRRELERAQAGA; translated from the coding sequence GTGCCTCAGTTCGAGATCAATCCTGCTTATACGGCCGTTGCTGATCAGCCCAAGGCTCGCGATGGGCTTGCTGAGGGACTTGATGCCGGTGAGCGGTTTCAGACGCTCCTGGGCGTGACCGGCTCGGGCAAGACGGCCACGATGGCGTTCACGATCGAGAAGGTGCAGCGGCCGGCGCTCGTGATCGCGCACAACAAGACGCTTGCTGCGCAGCTCTGCAACGAGTTCAGGGAGTTCTTTCCGAAGAACTCGGTCGAGTACTTCGTCTCCTACTACGACTACTACCAGCCCGAGGCCTACGTTCCGCAGCAGGACCTCTATATCGAGAAGGACTCCTCGATCAACGAGGAGATCGACCGGCTGAGGCACTCCGCCACCGCGGCGCTGTTCGGCCGTCGGGACGTGATCGTGGTGGCGAGCGTTTCCTGCATCTACGGCCTCGGCTCGCCGGAGAAGTACGACGCCCAGGTGGTGATGCTGAAGAAGGGCGACATGCAGGACCGCGAGGCGATCCTGCGCAAGCTCGTGGACAACCACTACACGCGCAACGACTCCGCGCTCGGCCGGGGTAGCTTCCGCGTGCGCGGCGAGACGCTCGAGGTGTTCCCCGCATATGCCGAGACCGCGTACCGCGCCGTGTTCTTCGGCGACGAGATCGAGCAGCTCCAGCACTTCGACCCGCTCACCGGCGAGGTGATCGCCGACATCGAACACGTGGGCGTGTGGCCCGCCACCCACTACGCTACCGACCGGCCGACGATCGAGCGTGCCGTGGGTGAGATCCGCGACGAGCTGGAGGCGCGCTGCAAGGAGCTCGAGGAGCAGGGCAAGCTGCTCGAGTCGCACCGGCTGCGGCAGCGCACGCAGTTCGACATGGAGATGCTGCGCGAGCTCGGCTTCTGCAACGGCATCGAGAACTACTCGCGCATCCTCGACGGGCGCCCGCCCGGCTCGCGCCCCTACTGCCTGCTCGACTTCTTCCCGGACGACTTCGTGTGCTTCATCGACGAGTCGCATCAGACGGTTCCGCAGATCGGCGGCATGTACGAGGGCGACCGCTCGCGCAAGCAGACCCTCGTGGACTACGGCTTCCGCCTCCCGAGCGCGATGGACAACCGCCCGCAGACCTTCGACGAGTTCCTCACGCGCACGCGGCAGATCGTGTTCGTGTCTGCCACGCCCGGCGAGTTCGAGCGGGGGCACTCGTCTCGCATCGTCGAGCAGATCGTGCGGCCCACCGGCATCGTCGATCCAGAGGTGGAGGTGCGCGAGACGCGCAACCAGATCGACGACCTCATGAACGAGGTTCGCGCGCGCACGGAGGACGGCGAGCGCACCCTCGTCACCACCTTGACCAAGAAGATGGCCGAGGACCTCACGGACTACCTGATGGAGTACGGCTTCCGCGTGCGCTACCTGCACTCGGAGATCGACACGCTCGAGCGCATCCAGATCATCCGCGAGCTGCGGCTGGGCGAGTTCGACGTGCTCGTGGGCGTGAACCTGCTGCGCGAGGGTCTCGACCTGCCCGAGGTGTCGCTCGTCGCGATCATCGACGCGGACAAGGAGGGCTTCCTCCGCGGCGAGACGTCGCTGATCCAGACGATCGGCCGCGCCGCCCGCAACATCCGCGGCAAGGTGATCATGTACGCGGACAAGGAGTCGCAGGCGATGCGCAACGCGATCTCGGAGACCGACCGCCGTCGCGCGATCCAGGTCGCCTACAACGAGGAGCACGGCATCACGCCCGAGACGATCGTCAAGGGCATCTCGGACATCAGCGACTTCCTCGCGATCGAGTCGAAGGTGCCGTCGTCGCGCCGCTCGCGCCGGCGCAAGGACGAGCAGCAGATGTCGCCGGAGGAGATCTCGAAGACCATCGTCGAGCTGGAGGAGGAGATGCTCCTCGCGGCCGACGAGCTGCGCTTCGAGTACGCCGCCAAGCTGCGAGACGAGATCAAGGAGCTGCGGCGCGAGCTCGAGCGGGCTCAGGCGGGGGCTTAG
- a CDS encoding NAD-dependent malic enzyme: protein MAVRPSAQFSLTLRVELDRRPGQLGMVASAIGAAGGSIGAIDSIELGELKAIREITVMGSDQEHSEAIISAVEQVHGCSLLEVTDRTFELHRGGKLYTGLKSAIKTRDDLSMAYTPGVGRVCMAIHDEPEKAFEYTIKSNTVAVVSDGSAVLGLGDIGPEAAMPVMEGKAMLFKEFADVDAFPICLDTKDPDEIVQTVKLLAPTFGGINLEDISSPRCFEIENRLVEELDIPVFHDDQHGTAIVVLAALLNSCRLTGRRIEDLHVVMVGAGAAGVAVAKILLASGVQTIVACDRHGAIHAGRPDYEDGSMNEPKTWLAENTNSERRNGTPVDVLEGSDLFVGLSGPGIIEAKDLRRMNPDPFVFAMANPNPEVNPDEAEKYVRVMATGRSDYPNQINNVLAFPGIFRGALDVRARRITEEMKLAAARGIAGVVTDDELAEDYIIPSVFNGYVSSCVASAVAREAERSGAARSGDARITTS from the coding sequence ATGGCAGTTAGGCCGAGCGCACAGTTCTCGCTGACGCTCCGGGTAGAGCTTGATCGGCGCCCGGGTCAGCTCGGCATGGTCGCATCCGCGATCGGCGCGGCCGGCGGTTCGATCGGAGCGATCGACTCGATCGAGCTCGGCGAGCTGAAGGCGATCCGCGAGATAACCGTGATGGGCTCCGACCAGGAGCACTCCGAGGCGATCATCAGCGCGGTGGAGCAGGTGCATGGCTGCTCGCTGCTCGAGGTGACCGACCGCACCTTCGAGCTCCACCGCGGCGGCAAGCTCTACACCGGCCTGAAGTCCGCGATCAAGACGCGCGACGACCTCTCGATGGCCTACACGCCCGGCGTCGGCCGCGTGTGCATGGCAATCCACGACGAGCCCGAGAAGGCATTCGAGTACACGATCAAGTCGAACACCGTGGCCGTTGTGTCCGACGGCAGCGCGGTGCTCGGCCTCGGCGACATCGGCCCCGAGGCGGCAATGCCCGTGATGGAGGGCAAGGCGATGCTGTTCAAGGAGTTCGCGGACGTCGACGCGTTTCCGATCTGTCTCGACACGAAGGACCCCGACGAGATCGTCCAGACGGTGAAGCTGCTCGCCCCCACGTTCGGCGGCATCAACCTCGAGGACATCTCCTCGCCGCGCTGCTTCGAGATCGAGAACCGGCTGGTCGAGGAGCTCGACATACCGGTGTTCCACGACGACCAGCACGGCACCGCGATCGTCGTGCTGGCGGCGCTGCTCAACTCGTGCCGGCTCACCGGCCGCAGGATCGAGGATCTGCACGTGGTGATGGTGGGCGCGGGCGCCGCCGGGGTGGCCGTGGCGAAGATCCTGCTCGCCTCGGGCGTGCAGACGATCGTCGCGTGCGACCGTCATGGCGCGATCCACGCCGGCCGGCCCGACTACGAGGACGGCTCGATGAACGAGCCCAAGACGTGGCTGGCGGAGAACACCAACTCGGAGCGGCGGAACGGCACGCCAGTGGACGTGCTCGAGGGGTCCGACCTGTTCGTGGGCCTCTCCGGCCCGGGCATCATCGAGGCCAAGGACCTGCGCCGCATGAACCCGGACCCATTCGTGTTCGCGATGGCGAACCCGAATCCGGAGGTGAACCCGGACGAGGCCGAGAAGTACGTGCGCGTGATGGCCACGGGGCGCTCCGACTACCCGAACCAGATCAACAACGTGCTCGCCTTCCCCGGCATCTTCCGCGGGGCACTCGATGTGCGCGCGCGGCGCATCACCGAGGAGATGAAGCTCGCGGCCGCCCGCGGCATCGCCGGGGTGGTGACCGACGACGAGCTCGCGGAGGACTACATCATCCCGAGCGTGTTCAACGGCTATGTGAGCTCGTGCGTGGCGAGCGCCGTGGCACGCGAGGCCGAACGCAGCGGCGCGGCCCGATCGGGCGACGCGCGGATAACCACCTCGTAG
- a CDS encoding lytic transglycosylase domain-containing protein produces the protein MSTASARTGPRRATRRRGSARATIRRRRAAVVSVIALAVGVLVIMAIRVGPHAVQELTLPLKHEDIIRQQAAEKNLDPALIAAVIYQESKFRDRTSSAGAKGLMQLLPGTAEFIAHKSGGTRFELQDLGTPQINIAYGSWYLRYLIERYDGNETLAVAAYNAGEDNVDRWVQKAGGASSFDPSTDIPFPETKAYVAGVISKRRAYASHYAKELGLK, from the coding sequence GTGAGCACAGCATCGGCACGAACTGGCCCGCGCCGCGCCACGCGACGCCGCGGCAGCGCACGCGCGACGATCCGCCGCAGACGCGCGGCGGTGGTGAGCGTGATCGCGCTCGCGGTGGGCGTGCTCGTGATCATGGCCATCAGGGTGGGCCCCCACGCGGTGCAGGAGCTCACGCTCCCGCTGAAGCACGAGGACATCATCAGGCAGCAGGCGGCCGAGAAGAACCTCGACCCCGCCCTGATCGCGGCCGTGATCTATCAGGAGTCGAAGTTCCGGGACCGCACCTCGAGCGCGGGCGCCAAGGGCCTGATGCAGCTTTTGCCGGGCACCGCGGAGTTCATCGCGCACAAGTCCGGCGGCACGCGCTTCGAGCTCCAGGACCTGGGCACTCCGCAGATCAACATCGCCTACGGCTCCTGGTACCTGCGCTACCTGATCGAGCGCTACGACGGCAACGAGACGCTCGCGGTGGCCGCCTACAACGCCGGCGAGGACAACGTGGACCGCTGGGTGCAGAAGGCGGGCGGCGCATCGAGCTTCGACCCGAGCACGGACATCCCGTTCCCAGAGACGAAGGCTTACGTGGCCGGCGTGATCAGCAAGCGCAGGGCCTACGCCAGTCACTACGCGAAAGAGCTCGGCTTGAAGTAA